In one window of Paraburkholderia phymatum STM815 DNA:
- a CDS encoding lysylphosphatidylglycerol synthase domain-containing protein, producing MMKWLKWLGLPAGIAVLIALALHSGMSDVLHAIGAAGFALLWLVPLHALPLLLDAQAWWLLIGKRASLPYLWWVATVREAVSRLLPVASIGGEFVGVRLARWKIDETSVVGASVIVEVLVTMAVQYAFAALGLVMIVAQTGHDDLLVTIGAALLLSLPLPVVAFVLLRRGGLFHAIERWSARLPMSAHWGLERLGGAQLDAAIDTLLSEPLLLLRAFVWQFAGYLLGASEVYLALWMLGHPVSIGGAIAVEALTQAARHAAFFVPSGLGVQEAVVVLLARMFGVDEQTALSLALVKRMREVVFGCLSLVSWQAAEILRNRRDAWQQKAVLRPAEQRVARQRADTGDGRRSR from the coding sequence ATGATGAAGTGGCTCAAATGGTTGGGATTGCCCGCCGGCATCGCGGTGCTGATCGCGCTCGCGTTGCACAGCGGTATGAGCGACGTGCTGCATGCGATCGGCGCAGCGGGCTTCGCGCTGCTATGGCTCGTGCCGCTGCACGCATTGCCGTTGCTGCTCGACGCGCAGGCGTGGTGGCTGCTGATCGGCAAGCGCGCGTCACTGCCGTATCTGTGGTGGGTCGCGACGGTGCGCGAAGCCGTTAGCCGGCTACTGCCCGTGGCGAGCATCGGCGGCGAGTTTGTCGGTGTGCGGCTCGCGCGGTGGAAGATCGACGAAACAAGCGTGGTCGGCGCGTCGGTGATCGTCGAGGTGCTGGTGACGATGGCCGTTCAGTATGCATTCGCGGCGCTGGGGCTTGTGATGATCGTCGCGCAGACGGGGCATGACGACCTGCTCGTGACGATCGGCGCGGCACTGTTGCTGTCGTTGCCGCTGCCGGTCGTGGCGTTTGTGCTGCTGCGGCGCGGCGGGCTTTTTCACGCGATCGAACGCTGGTCCGCGCGTCTGCCGATGAGCGCGCACTGGGGCCTCGAGCGCCTCGGCGGCGCGCAGCTCGACGCCGCCATCGATACGCTGCTGAGCGAGCCTCTTCTGTTGCTGCGCGCGTTCGTCTGGCAGTTCGCCGGTTATCTGCTTGGCGCGTCGGAGGTGTACCTGGCGCTGTGGATGTTGGGGCATCCCGTGTCGATCGGCGGCGCGATCGCCGTCGAGGCGCTCACGCAGGCGGCGCGTCATGCCGCGTTCTTCGTGCCGTCGGGGCTGGGCGTGCAGGAAGCCGTCGTCGTGCTGCTCGCGCGTATGTTCGGCGTCGACGAGCAGACGGCGCTGTCCCTGGCACTCGTCAAGCGGATGCGCGAAGTCGTGTTCGGCTGTTTGTCGCTCGTCTCGTGGCAAGCGGCCGAGATCTTGCGCAACCGGCGCGACGCGTGGCAACAGAAAGCCGTGCTCAGGCCCGCCGAACAGCGCGTCGCGCGGCAGCGTGCCGACACCGGCGACGGCCGTCGCTCGCGCTGA
- a CDS encoding SET domain-containing protein, whose product MRRLSVRRSPIHGKGVFALCSLAAGERIIEYKGEVTSWRRAARRIERGSEYGHTFVFGLSDGRVIDGSVGGNSARWLNHACKANCEAVEIDGRVFIEAAVDIQVGEELFISYGLSVEDPQDEETRRQYVCRCGSPACRGTMLAAADEARG is encoded by the coding sequence ATGCGTCGTTTATCAGTCAGACGGTCGCCGATTCACGGCAAAGGTGTGTTCGCGCTATGCAGCCTCGCCGCGGGCGAACGCATCATCGAATACAAAGGCGAGGTGACGTCGTGGCGACGCGCCGCGCGGCGCATCGAACGAGGCAGCGAGTACGGGCATACGTTCGTGTTCGGCCTGTCGGATGGACGGGTGATCGACGGCAGCGTCGGCGGCAATAGCGCGCGCTGGCTCAATCATGCGTGCAAGGCCAATTGCGAGGCAGTCGAAATCGACGGGCGCGTATTCATCGAAGCCGCTGTCGATATCCAGGTCGGCGAAGAACTGTTCATCTCGTACGGACTGTCCGTCGAGGATCCGCAGGACGAGGAAACGCGACGCCAATACGTGTGCCGTTGCGGATCGCCTGCGTGCCGCGGCACGATGCTCGCCGCCGCGGACGAGGCGCGCGGCTGA
- the hpnI gene encoding bacteriohopanetetrol glucosamine biosynthesis glycosyltransferase HpnI has protein sequence MQDALLHIYWLPMVLAFGAALYAVVAVLASRVSVSRAAASEGRAAPTPVSVLKPLCGAEPRLFDNLATFCEQTHPCFEVICGVSRADDPAIAIVHRLQAAYPRCRISLVVDPRIHGTNLKVSNLINLAQWAHHDVFVLADSDIAVEPDYLERVCAPLADPQAGVVTCLYRAKGIAGFWSRVGAQFINEWFVPSVRIAHAFGSTRFGFGATLALRRATLERMGGFERLSNTLADDFWLAEHVRELGLATVLSPVVVETDVTESTLSALWDRETRWLRTIRSVNRLGFAFLFVTITLPWIVCGAWLAFALHGAALHPAALAALVGACVTGLSARVILHAMMSGERHMFWRDLALMPVRDALLFAQWMAGSFGSTVVWRGVRMPVEDTGAPATVFRPEPVKALEVSDGR, from the coding sequence ATGCAGGACGCGCTACTGCACATCTACTGGCTGCCGATGGTGCTTGCGTTCGGCGCCGCGCTCTATGCCGTCGTCGCCGTCCTGGCGTCGCGCGTATCGGTGTCGCGTGCCGCCGCGAGCGAGGGGCGCGCCGCGCCCACGCCCGTCAGCGTGCTCAAGCCGCTGTGCGGCGCCGAGCCGCGGCTCTTCGACAATCTCGCTACCTTTTGCGAGCAGACGCATCCGTGCTTCGAAGTGATCTGCGGCGTGTCGCGCGCGGACGATCCCGCCATTGCGATCGTGCATCGCTTGCAGGCTGCCTACCCGCGCTGCCGCATTTCGCTCGTCGTCGATCCGCGCATTCATGGCACCAATCTGAAGGTGAGCAACCTGATTAATCTGGCGCAGTGGGCGCATCATGACGTGTTCGTGCTCGCCGACAGCGACATCGCCGTCGAGCCCGATTACCTCGAACGTGTGTGCGCGCCGCTCGCCGATCCGCAAGCGGGCGTCGTCACCTGCCTGTATCGTGCAAAGGGGATTGCGGGGTTCTGGTCGCGCGTGGGCGCGCAGTTTATCAACGAGTGGTTCGTGCCGTCGGTGCGGATCGCGCATGCATTCGGCTCGACGCGCTTCGGCTTCGGCGCGACGCTCGCGCTGCGGCGCGCGACGCTCGAACGGATGGGCGGTTTCGAACGGCTGAGCAACACGCTCGCCGACGACTTCTGGCTTGCCGAACACGTGCGCGAACTGGGGCTCGCGACGGTGCTGTCGCCCGTGGTCGTCGAGACGGATGTCACGGAAAGCACACTGTCCGCACTATGGGACCGTGAAACGCGCTGGCTGCGCACGATCCGCTCGGTGAACCGGCTGGGCTTCGCGTTCCTGTTCGTGACCATCACGCTGCCGTGGATCGTCTGCGGTGCGTGGCTTGCATTCGCCTTGCATGGTGCGGCCCTGCATCCGGCTGCGCTCGCCGCGCTGGTGGGGGCCTGCGTGACGGGCCTGTCGGCGCGTGTCATCCTGCACGCGATGATGAGCGGCGAGCGTCACATGTTCTGGCGCGATCTCGCACTGATGCCTGTGCGCGATGCGTTGCTGTTTGCGCAATGGATGGCGGGGTCGTTCGGCTCGACCGTGGTGTGGCGCGGCGTGCGCATGCCCGTCGAAGACACGGGCGCCCCGGCGACGGTCTTCCGGCCCGAGCCCGTCAAGGCACTTGAAGTATCCGATGGCCGCTGA
- the hpnJ gene encoding hopanoid biosynthesis associated radical SAM protein HpnJ — protein MKKTLFLQAPSYDGFDGGAGSRYQAKREIRSFWYPTWLAQPAALVPGSRVLDAPADGLSVEASLAIAQEYEVVVIHTSTPSFPTDALFAEQLKARAPKVLVGMVGAKVAVDPHNSLTASEAIDFVCREEFDFTCKEIAEGLPFAQIKGLSYRAADGSIEHNEARPILENMDELPFVAPVYQRDLKIDNYFIGYLKHPYVSIYTGRGCRSRCTFCLWPQTVGGHRYRTRSVENVLEEVKWIRDNMPEVKEIMFDDDTFTDFKPRVEEIARGLGKLGVTWSCNAKANVPYSTLKIMKENGLRLLLVGYESGDDQILLNIKKGLRTDIARRFSEDCRKLGIKIHGTFILGLPGETKETIQKTIEYAKDINPHTIQVSLAAPYPGTTLYRQAVENGWLEENKVINLVSKEGVQLAAIGYPHLSREEIYHHLEQFYRQFYFRPSKIWEIVREMLVSWEMMKRRLREGVEFFRFLRAHEA, from the coding sequence ATGAAGAAGACGCTATTTTTGCAGGCGCCGTCGTACGACGGTTTCGACGGCGGCGCGGGGTCGCGTTATCAGGCCAAGCGTGAAATCCGCTCGTTCTGGTATCCGACCTGGCTCGCGCAGCCGGCCGCGCTCGTGCCCGGCAGCCGCGTGCTCGATGCGCCCGCCGACGGTCTGTCTGTCGAAGCATCGCTTGCCATTGCGCAAGAGTATGAGGTGGTCGTGATTCACACGAGCACGCCGTCTTTTCCGACGGATGCGCTCTTCGCCGAGCAGCTGAAAGCGCGCGCGCCGAAGGTGCTGGTCGGTATGGTCGGCGCGAAGGTCGCCGTCGATCCGCACAACTCGCTGACGGCGAGCGAAGCGATCGACTTCGTGTGCCGCGAGGAATTCGACTTCACCTGCAAGGAGATCGCCGAAGGGCTGCCGTTCGCGCAGATCAAGGGCTTGAGCTATCGCGCAGCGGACGGTTCGATCGAGCACAACGAAGCGCGCCCCATCCTCGAAAACATGGACGAACTGCCGTTCGTCGCGCCCGTCTACCAACGCGATCTGAAGATCGACAACTATTTCATCGGTTATCTGAAGCACCCGTATGTGTCGATCTACACGGGACGCGGCTGCCGTTCGCGCTGCACGTTCTGCCTGTGGCCGCAGACGGTGGGCGGCCATCGCTACCGCACGCGCTCGGTCGAGAACGTGCTCGAAGAAGTGAAGTGGATTCGCGACAACATGCCCGAAGTGAAGGAGATCATGTTCGACGACGACACCTTCACCGACTTCAAACCGCGCGTGGAAGAGATTGCGCGCGGTCTGGGCAAGCTTGGCGTCACGTGGTCGTGCAACGCGAAGGCGAACGTGCCGTACTCAACGCTCAAGATCATGAAGGAGAACGGCCTGCGCCTGCTGCTGGTCGGCTATGAATCGGGCGACGACCAGATCCTGCTGAACATCAAGAAGGGCCTGCGCACCGATATCGCGCGGCGCTTTTCCGAAGACTGCCGCAAGCTCGGCATTAAGATTCACGGCACGTTCATTCTGGGCTTGCCGGGCGAAACGAAAGAGACGATCCAGAAAACCATCGAATACGCGAAGGACATCAACCCGCACACCATTCAGGTGTCGCTCGCGGCGCCTTATCCCGGCACGACGCTCTACCGGCAGGCCGTCGAGAACGGCTGGCTCGAAGAAAACAAGGTGATCAATCTCGTCAGCAAGGAAGGCGTGCAGCTCGCGGCGATCGGTTATCCGCATCTGTCGCGCGAAGAGATCTATCACCATCTGGAGCAGTTCTACCGGCAGTTTTATTTCCGTCCGTCGAAGATCTGGGAAATCGTGCGCGAGATGCTGGTGAGCTGGGAGATGATGAAACGGCGTCTGCGCGAAGGCGTCGAATTCTTCCGCTTCCTGCGGGCTCACGAGGCATGA
- a CDS encoding ATP-binding protein: MTRPRSTSTSIRRRLMWLILVSVGAVWAVMFAWSFSNATREVDEWDDARLIQLAHLLIQLDGANLAKVAAAGIDVRNEYTRASPAVDDDSDAQPRYALFEVRDAAGQVVGASPGIAALRHSASPGETAEGVHSLTVDGQPWRAYALNDSATGRSVHVFEPANLRSDLTTGVASRIARPMAIALPVLALLVWFSVGHSFRPLSAISKAVRMRDSRNLEPIHVNPSPAEVRPLVDAINQLLARLQRSILRERAFTADAAHELKTPLAAIKVQAQVALAAHDGAQQQQAMQRVVQGVDRSAHLAEQLLLLARLDERDTVTIARVRPYDIAGEAIAFRAPHAEDKSMSVALTGDADAEIYGDRVLARTLIDNLLDNAIKYGDAGGRVHISVLADAQTVSITVSDNGPGVSDEERLRLTDRFFRGASATASGNGSGLGLSIVARIATHFNAQMHIGSGIGRRGLAVQIAFPRVPDARTAETAPVS; encoded by the coding sequence ATGACGCGGCCGCGCTCGACGTCCACGTCGATTCGCCGCCGGCTGATGTGGCTGATCCTCGTCAGCGTCGGCGCGGTATGGGCGGTGATGTTCGCGTGGAGCTTCAGCAACGCGACGCGCGAGGTCGACGAATGGGACGACGCGCGCCTGATCCAGCTCGCGCATCTGCTGATCCAGCTCGACGGTGCGAATCTCGCGAAGGTCGCGGCAGCGGGCATCGACGTGCGCAACGAATACACGCGCGCGTCGCCCGCCGTCGACGACGACTCCGATGCGCAACCTCGCTATGCGCTTTTCGAAGTGCGCGACGCGGCGGGTCAGGTAGTGGGCGCCAGTCCCGGCATTGCGGCGCTGCGCCACTCCGCCAGTCCCGGCGAAACGGCGGAAGGCGTGCATAGCCTGACGGTGGACGGCCAACCGTGGCGAGCTTATGCGTTGAACGACAGCGCAACGGGCCGCAGCGTGCACGTGTTCGAACCCGCCAATCTGCGCAGCGACCTGACGACGGGCGTCGCCAGCCGGATCGCGCGGCCGATGGCGATCGCGCTGCCTGTGCTCGCGTTGCTGGTGTGGTTCAGCGTCGGTCACAGTTTCAGGCCGCTGTCGGCAATCTCGAAGGCCGTGCGCATGCGCGACAGCCGTAATCTCGAGCCGATTCACGTCAACCCGTCGCCCGCCGAAGTCCGGCCGCTCGTCGACGCCATCAACCAGCTGCTCGCGCGTCTGCAGCGTTCGATCCTGCGCGAGCGCGCCTTCACGGCCGACGCCGCGCACGAACTGAAGACGCCGCTCGCTGCGATCAAGGTCCAGGCACAGGTCGCGCTCGCCGCACACGACGGCGCGCAACAGCAGCAGGCGATGCAGCGCGTGGTTCAGGGCGTCGACCGCAGCGCGCATCTGGCCGAGCAGCTGCTGCTGCTCGCCCGGCTCGACGAACGCGATACGGTGACGATCGCACGCGTCAGGCCATATGACATCGCCGGCGAGGCGATCGCTTTCCGCGCGCCCCATGCCGAAGACAAGTCGATGAGCGTCGCGCTCACGGGCGACGCCGACGCGGAGATCTATGGTGACCGCGTGCTGGCTCGCACGCTGATCGACAACCTGCTCGACAACGCCATCAAGTACGGCGACGCAGGCGGGCGCGTGCACATCAGCGTGCTGGCCGACGCGCAAACGGTCTCCATCACGGTGTCCGACAACGGTCCCGGTGTCTCCGACGAAGAACGCCTGCGCCTCACCGACCGCTTCTTTCGCGGCGCCTCGGCAACGGCGAGCGGAAACGGCAGCGGCCTCGGGCTGTCGATCGTCGCGCGCATCGCCACGCATTTCAACGCGCAGATGCATATCGGCTCAGGCATCGGGCGGCGTGGACTCGCCGTGCAGATCGCATTTCCGCGCGTGCCGGACGCGCGCACGGCCGAGACGGCGCCCGTCTCCTGA
- the hpnK gene encoding hopanoid biosynthesis-associated protein HpnK: MTQRATHTPRRALIVTADDFGLHPRINEAVERAHLHGILTSASLMVAAAASADAVHRARQYPSLRVGLHIVLADGVPMLATHLIPALVDGHGRLGDRMVRDGFRFFLLPEVRRQLKAEIRAQFQAFARTGLKLDHVNTHKHFHLHPTVLALIIEVGSEYGLNAMRLPYERGAPAWIRPWIARVRKQLDNAGIAHNDYIIGMSQTGHMDEAALLAALARLPEGVGEIYCHPAVPGEGPITPTMQTYRHSDEFDALMSERVAAALAASGAITGGFADVFAQRAYM, from the coding sequence ATGACGCAACGTGCGACGCATACGCCGCGACGCGCACTGATCGTTACCGCCGACGACTTCGGCCTGCATCCGCGCATCAACGAAGCGGTCGAGCGCGCGCATCTGCACGGCATCCTGACTTCAGCGAGCCTGATGGTGGCCGCGGCTGCGTCGGCGGATGCCGTGCATCGCGCACGTCAGTATCCGAGCCTGCGCGTCGGCTTGCACATCGTGCTGGCCGACGGCGTGCCGATGCTGGCGACGCATCTCATTCCCGCGCTCGTCGACGGGCATGGCCGGCTCGGCGACCGGATGGTGCGCGACGGCTTTCGCTTTTTCCTGCTGCCCGAAGTGCGCCGCCAGCTGAAGGCGGAGATCCGCGCGCAGTTTCAGGCGTTCGCGCGCACGGGTCTGAAGCTCGATCACGTCAACACGCACAAGCACTTCCATTTGCATCCGACCGTGCTCGCGCTGATCATCGAAGTGGGCAGCGAATATGGCCTGAATGCGATGCGCCTGCCGTACGAGCGCGGCGCGCCGGCATGGATCCGGCCGTGGATCGCGCGCGTTCGCAAGCAGCTGGATAATGCAGGGATCGCGCACAACGATTACATCATTGGCATGTCGCAGACGGGACACATGGACGAAGCGGCGCTGCTTGCCGCGCTCGCACGGCTGCCCGAAGGCGTCGGCGAGATTTACTGCCATCCGGCCGTGCCGGGCGAAGGGCCGATTACGCCCACGATGCAAACGTACCGGCATAGCGACGAATTCGATGCGCTGATGTCCGAGCGCGTCGCGGCGGCGCTGGCGGCGAGCGGCGCGATCACGGGCGGTTTCGCGGATGTGTTCGCGCAACGCGCATACATGTGA
- a CDS encoding cytochrome b, protein MNLNTFAQRPAYDGIARLLHWLIALLIAAQFVVGWTMPDVHRDTLPNGLIAWHLGVGAAIVAAVACRILWRATHTPAPAELSRPLKLISHFTHALLYALLVAVPLAGWANASSRGWAVKLLGVVRFPDLTQSGSPTGHALGDVHSVLAWALLVLIVLHVGAALFHRVVLKDGVLQRMLP, encoded by the coding sequence ATGAACCTGAACACATTTGCTCAACGTCCCGCCTATGACGGCATCGCGCGCCTGCTGCACTGGCTGATCGCACTGCTCATCGCCGCCCAGTTCGTGGTCGGCTGGACGATGCCCGACGTGCATCGCGACACCTTGCCCAACGGGCTGATCGCCTGGCACCTCGGCGTCGGTGCGGCGATCGTCGCGGCTGTCGCGTGCCGCATCCTGTGGCGCGCGACGCATACGCCTGCGCCCGCAGAGCTGTCGCGCCCGCTTAAACTCATTTCCCACTTCACGCATGCGCTGCTCTACGCGCTGCTCGTCGCCGTGCCGCTGGCGGGGTGGGCGAACGCGTCGTCGCGCGGCTGGGCGGTGAAGCTGCTCGGCGTCGTCCGCTTCCCCGATCTGACGCAGTCCGGCTCGCCGACGGGCCATGCGCTCGGCGACGTGCACAGCGTGCTCGCCTGGGCGCTGCTCGTGCTGATCGTGTTGCACGTGGGGGCGGCGCTGTTTCACCGCGTCGTGCTGAAAGACGGCGTGTTGCAGCGGATGCTTCCGTAA
- a CDS encoding carbonic anhydrase gives MSDDRLNTRRLRDPAKSDLLHLLDGVEQFSDEVFPATQALFESLAQGQAPHTLFITCADSRVSPEMITQTHPGELFVCRNIGNIVPAYGEMLGGVSAVVEYAVIALNVRQIVICGHSDCGAMRGLAGTAPMTAEEMPTVNAWLRNAETARSVVQARNVDSEHRVQALVEENIRLQLMHLRTHPSVAGRLAQKRLDVQGWVYDIGHGRIAVFNEDDDRFESVAEARGRLQQQQGG, from the coding sequence ATGTCGGACGATAGGCTCAACACCAGACGGCTTCGCGACCCCGCGAAATCGGACCTGCTGCATCTGCTGGACGGCGTCGAGCAGTTCAGCGACGAAGTGTTTCCCGCCACCCAGGCCTTGTTCGAGAGCCTCGCCCAGGGGCAGGCACCGCACACGCTGTTCATCACGTGCGCCGATTCGCGCGTGTCGCCGGAAATGATTACGCAAACGCATCCGGGCGAGCTCTTCGTTTGCCGCAACATCGGTAATATCGTCCCGGCTTACGGCGAGATGCTGGGCGGTGTATCGGCTGTCGTCGAGTATGCGGTGATCGCGCTCAACGTGCGGCAGATTGTGATCTGCGGGCACAGCGACTGCGGCGCGATGCGCGGCCTCGCCGGCACGGCGCCGATGACGGCGGAAGAGATGCCTACCGTCAACGCGTGGCTGCGCAACGCGGAGACGGCGCGCAGCGTCGTGCAGGCGCGCAATGTCGATAGCGAGCATCGGGTGCAGGCGCTCGTCGAAGAAAACATCCGGCTGCAACTGATGCATCTGCGCACGCATCCGTCCGTCGCTGGGCGGCTTGCGCAAAAACGGCTCGACGTGCAAGGGTGGGTGTACGACATCGGCCACGGACGCATCGCCGTGTTCAACGAGGACGACGACCGCTTCGAGAGCGTGGCCGAGGCGCGCGGAAGGCTTCAGCAACAGCAGGGCGGTTGA
- a CDS encoding LysR family transcriptional regulator has product MEIRLLRAFLTVTSLRHFGRAADSLHLSQPALSKQIVALEESVGGRLFERGRHGAELTAFGEAFLPDAEALVRDADDILARAREASSGRRGHLRIGLCLSTLTLAPPLIAAYRAANPQIGVTLNDLSSAEQTRRMFAGKLDVGFVRLPVADGLSAFPVIDESLGLALPPHAKWKRLPAKLDEFNELGFVALARSRGPGTAAMIDAWCAERGFVPRVIQQADDIQSVLAAVAAGVGVAFVPSRAEHLLRDAKVLRLKNASAQWRVGLAWQTARDDAVVKRFVDYVRAATRHTAGADVRV; this is encoded by the coding sequence ATGGAAATCCGCCTGCTGCGTGCGTTCCTGACGGTGACGAGCCTGCGCCATTTCGGCCGTGCCGCCGATTCATTACATCTGAGCCAGCCCGCGCTGAGCAAGCAGATCGTCGCGCTCGAAGAAAGTGTCGGCGGACGGCTCTTCGAGCGGGGCCGGCACGGCGCGGAACTGACCGCGTTCGGCGAAGCGTTCCTGCCCGATGCCGAGGCGCTCGTGCGCGATGCCGACGACATCCTCGCCCGCGCGCGCGAGGCGAGCAGCGGGCGGCGCGGTCATCTGCGCATTGGATTGTGTCTGTCGACGCTCACGCTCGCCCCGCCGCTGATCGCCGCCTACCGCGCGGCCAATCCGCAGATCGGCGTCACGCTGAACGATCTGTCGTCGGCGGAACAGACGCGACGCATGTTTGCGGGCAAGCTCGATGTCGGCTTCGTGCGCCTGCCCGTTGCCGACGGGTTGTCGGCGTTCCCCGTGATCGATGAGTCGCTGGGGCTCGCGCTGCCGCCGCACGCGAAGTGGAAGCGGCTGCCCGCGAAGCTGGATGAATTCAACGAGCTGGGCTTCGTCGCGCTCGCGCGCAGCCGCGGGCCGGGCACGGCGGCCATGATCGACGCATGGTGCGCGGAACGGGGCTTCGTGCCGCGCGTGATCCAGCAGGCTGACGATATCCAGTCGGTGCTCGCTGCCGTCGCGGCGGGTGTCGGCGTCGCATTCGTGCCGTCGCGCGCTGAACATCTGCTGCGCGACGCGAAGGTATTGCGGCTGAAAAATGCATCCGCACAATGGCGTGTCGGCCTCGCGTGGCAGACGGCGCGCGACGACGCCGTCGTGAAGCGCTTCGTCGATTACGTGCGGGCCGCGACCAGGCACACGGCAGGCGCGGACGTCAGAGTGTGA
- a CDS encoding nitrilase-related carbon-nitrogen hydrolase has protein sequence MFSLPAAPLRVASIPFAAPCGEIEQNVARVVAWIERAARERIGLAVFPEACLTGSVDGRRLGRAQMKALATSVDGGSVQAVADAVERTGVAAGVGLIERAPDGGLYSSYVVCLPDGERRVHRKLQTDGQPHIASGDRFTVFDLQRGWRIAVLAGGDNYLVENARIAALLGAGLLVSPHARADATDEANAWMRRTLPARALDNGLFVVYSDDGEGAIVDPSGHVVAQRATGDEMISAELDPALVGASPAQRWLETRRPELYARLAHGSRTGSPSVEPRNAGCRGAIAVSFAIVRRDR, from the coding sequence ATGTTTTCATTGCCTGCCGCGCCGCTGCGCGTTGCGTCCATACCTTTTGCCGCGCCGTGCGGCGAGATCGAACAGAATGTCGCGCGCGTCGTCGCCTGGATCGAGCGCGCGGCGCGCGAGCGCATCGGACTCGCGGTGTTTCCCGAAGCGTGTCTGACGGGCAGCGTCGACGGGCGCAGATTGGGGCGCGCGCAGATGAAGGCGCTCGCGACGAGCGTCGACGGCGGGTCCGTGCAAGCTGTCGCCGATGCCGTCGAACGAACAGGTGTGGCGGCGGGTGTCGGTTTGATCGAGCGCGCGCCGGATGGCGGGTTGTATAGCAGCTACGTCGTCTGCCTGCCGGACGGCGAGCGGCGCGTGCATCGCAAGCTGCAGACGGACGGTCAGCCGCATATCGCAAGCGGCGACCGCTTCACGGTGTTCGATCTGCAGAGAGGCTGGCGCATCGCCGTGCTGGCCGGCGGCGACAACTATCTGGTGGAGAACGCGCGAATCGCGGCGTTGCTCGGTGCGGGGCTGCTGGTTTCGCCGCACGCGCGCGCGGATGCAACTGACGAAGCGAACGCGTGGATGCGTCGAACGCTGCCGGCGCGCGCGCTCGACAACGGCCTGTTCGTGGTCTACAGCGACGACGGCGAGGGCGCCATCGTCGATCCGAGCGGCCACGTCGTCGCGCAGCGCGCAACCGGCGACGAGATGATTTCCGCGGAACTCGATCCCGCGCTGGTCGGCGCGAGTCCCGCGCAGCGATGGCTTGAAACGCGGCGCCCCGAACTGTATGCGCGGCTCGCGCACGGGTCGCGCACAGGCTCGCCTTCGGTCGAGCCGCGCAATGCCGGCTGTCGTGGCGCGATTGCCGTGAGCTTTGCAATCGTGAGGCGTGACAGATAG
- a CDS encoding response regulator: protein MRILLVEDDDLIGSGLEVALRNAGFTVDWARDGQHAELALATTHYLLVILDLGLPKLSGMDLLKSLRLRGNEIPVLVLTAKDTAADKVRGLDAGADDYLGKPFDLAELISRCRALIRRSQGRGSELIEWRGLSVDPVAQTVSKDGARVPLTAREWAVLIHLLTHAGVPQPRARIEESLYGWHEEVESNAIEVHVSNLRKKLGGDVIRTVRGFGYVVDKT, encoded by the coding sequence ATGCGCATTCTCCTCGTCGAAGACGACGACCTGATCGGCAGCGGACTGGAAGTCGCGCTGCGCAACGCGGGCTTTACCGTCGACTGGGCGCGCGACGGTCAGCATGCGGAACTGGCGCTTGCAACCACGCACTATCTGCTCGTGATCCTCGATCTCGGCCTGCCGAAGCTTTCCGGCATGGATCTGCTGAAGTCACTGCGGCTGCGCGGCAACGAGATCCCCGTGCTCGTGCTGACCGCGAAAGACACGGCCGCCGACAAGGTGCGCGGCCTCGACGCGGGCGCCGACGATTACCTCGGCAAGCCGTTCGATCTCGCGGAACTCATCTCGCGCTGCCGCGCGCTGATCCGCCGCTCGCAGGGCCGCGGCAGCGAGCTGATCGAGTGGCGCGGCCTGAGCGTCGATCCCGTCGCGCAGACGGTCTCGAAGGACGGTGCTCGCGTGCCTCTCACGGCCCGGGAATGGGCCGTGCTGATTCACCTGCTCACCCATGCCGGCGTGCCGCAGCCACGCGCGCGCATCGAGGAAAGCCTGTACGGCTGGCATGAAGAAGTCGAGAGCAATGCGATCGAAGTCCATGTGTCGAACCTGCGCAAGAAGCTCGGCGGCGACGTGATCCGCACCGTGCGCGGCTTCGGCTACGTCGTGGACAAGACATGA